A single window of Plasmodium reichenowi strain SY57 chromosome 12, whole genome shotgun sequence DNA harbors:
- a CDS encoding hypothetical protein (conserved Plasmodium protein, unknown function), protein MEHGNGSDKIFDLNSISREKLELVEVFYDKMKDTTNANALYLYALQIFKICNIHNELPRLVVFGQQSMGKTTLLDFIMGGPMGYTSTDTGTKQPIVIILKPSDTNKIECYLNKKKVNIDDLHEKMKAIMLNLNESIILKELEVEISIPGGIYATFVDLPGIKDDSKAGSELTRKIVRNYVQNFPNDIYILVKKASDDPANWPYNLREFILKPRPLGLGLQPKQCIVVGTRALEFLNNELTNIKTLSELYERVKKRSITDNNDNVLPLYLLELFSIPIEQKEKNDFLTNRISMYSKILNGRKNVLDLLLNKFENDCNDSIKKELIDCFDVEKFKQEVNSKFMNILIQQLRKVEVKLEKKKAKMDFYNKKLEELYNKGNILSVREQVKLYIRELVNIVSNLLTGNYPILNLPKNGENFLKKYGGTLMDNLKDGNELAVELFEKQGLYDENFLNYLNEYLSRYSNDMDLSKSASSEFNYNMNDGLNNLNNNSIDDNNSNNRTDSYENHMDLDKIKIENKPLLVEGVPVRFMLAKEESNMFGVVQNAQSDTKGKNILVNFYFRNNNTDEQVQVKSVEKDRLTVIKAVETLNGDPSFLNGLQVWYKMVRDDGWVGFDKAEIIKVFNNNSKIKDVLIRNLSKNDEIISVKIIDLYMDYVNNHNHGHNHNNNHNNININDDDENKNDENNNNDDDILKRIAGPHTDLKILNQLAITYICKWLKYNISKLEPEKEFSDEVLLQMMRSIHNIVDQSDWKPLIVDLLQANISGNILHLTKLASCSAAVALKRVFKAGLGEINRKIKNNYIDENIYLLSTNQKFLEELNQALHNFCKERAIVCAGEMKDIVFEQTYAVHFEIIEEIFDGCKLFEDNFLTPNGVKPTMSLINKNVKQNLAYRNHQLSLTDVKINKKSRSKELIQEEVKLQFWAIKMLISVPLATKIYAHFLNNILPKNKHLANVLDYSIDCESYLEKYIQSKLLNKEVNGVLVPIDDKELMTHYSIIDNRDNILRKIENQKRLNQYFTIVANSIKLLKNNLSKESTLDFVTKLDFSQDKKNWHRT, encoded by the exons atgGAGCATGGTAATGGGAGTGACAAGATATTCGACTTAAATTCTATAAGTCGAGAGAAGTTAGAGTTGGTTGAAGTATTTTATGATAAGATGAAAGATACAACAAATGCAAATgcattatatttatatgccttacaaatatttaaaatatgtaatatacataatgaATTACCAAGACTTGTTGTTTTTGGGCAACAGTCTATGGGGAAAACAACTTTATTAGATTTTATTATGGGTGGTCCTATGGGATATACTAGTACCGATACAGGAACAAAACAACCTATCgtcataatattaaaacCTAGTGATACTAATAAAATTGAAtgttatttaaataaaaagaaagtaAATATAGATGATTTACatgaaaaaatgaaagCAATTATgttaaatttaaatgaatctattatattaaaagaattagAAGTCGAAATTTCTATACCTGGTGGTATTTATGCAACTTTTGTTGATTTACCTGGAATTAAGGATGATTCTAAAGCAGGTTCTGAATTAACGAGAAAAATTGTTAGAAATTATGTTCAGAACTTTCctaatgatatatatatattagtaAAAAAGGCTTCTGATGATCCAGCCAACTGGCCTTATAATTTGAGAGAATTTATATTGAAGCCCCGTCCACTCG GGCTGGGGCTGCAACCCAAACAGTGTATCGTAGTGGGAACGAGGGCACTAGAATTTCTAAACAACGAACTTACGAACATTAAGACCCTGTCGGAGTTATACGAACGAGTTAAGAAGAGAAGTATCAcagataataatgataatgtaCTTCCcttatatttattagaattattttctattcCCATAGAACAGAAAGAGAAGAACGATTTTTTAACAAATCGTATATCGATGTATTCTAAAATACTGAATGGTAGAAAGAATGTACtagatttattattaaataaatttgaGAATGATTGTAATGATTccataaaaaaagaattgATCGATTGTTTTGATGTAGAAAAATTTAAGCAGGAAGTTAATAGTaaatttatgaatatattaatacaacAATTACGTAAAGTTGAAGTTAAGttagaaaagaaaaaagcCAAGATggatttttataataagaaattagaagaattatataataaaggaaatatattaagCGTAAGAGAACAAgtgaaattatatatacgtGAATTAGTTAATATTGTTTCTAATTTATTAACAGGAAATTATCCTATATTGAATTTACCAAAAAATGGAGAAaatttcttaaaaaaatatggtGGAACCTTAATGgataatttaaaagatgGTAATGAATTAGCTGTTgaattatttgaaaaaCAAGGAttatatgatgaaaattttttaaattatttaaatgaatatttatcTAGATATAGTAATGATATGGATTTAAGTAAATCTGCATCATCCGaatttaattataacatGAATGATGgtttaaataatttgaataataatagtattgatgataataatagtaataatagaACAGATTCTTATGAAAATCATATGGATTTAGATAAAATcaaaatagaaaataagCCTTTACTAGTAGAAGGCGTTCCAGTGAGATTTATGTTAGCAAAAGAAGAAAGTAATATGTTTGGTGTTGTACAAAACGCTCAATCTGATACAAAAGGTAAGAATATTCTTGTGAACTTTTATtttagaaataataatacagATGAACAAGTACAAGTGAAATCGGTTGAAAAGGACAGATTAACCGTTATTAAAGCGGTGGAAACTTTAAATGGAGATCCATCCTTTTTAAATGGATTACAAGTGTGGTATAAAATGGTAAGAGATGATGGCTGGGTAGGTTTTGATAAAGCtgaaattataaaagtatttaataataatagtaaaaTTAAAGATGTACTTATACGTAACCTTTctaaaaatgatgaaattATATCAGTAAAAATTATTGACCTTTATATGgattatgtaaataatcataatcatggtcataatcataataataatcataacaatattaatataaatgatgatgacgaaaataaaaatgatgaaaataataataatgatgatgatattttaaaaagaattgCTGGACCACATACGgatttaaaaatattaaacCAGTTAGCTATAActtatatatgtaaatggttaaaatataatatatccaAATTAGAACCTGAAAAAGAATTTTCAGATGAAGTCCTTTTACAAATGATGAGAAGTATTCATAATATAGTAGATCAAAGTGATTGGAAACCGTTAATTGTTGATTTATTACAAGCAAATATAAGTGGTAATATTTTACATCTCACCAAATTAGCTAGCTGCTCCGCTGCAGTAGCATTAAAAAGAGTATTCAAAGCTGGATTAGGTGAAATtaatagaaaaattaaaaataattatatagatgaaaatatttatttgttaagTACGAATCAAAAATTCTTAGAAGAATTAAATCAAGCATTACATAATTTCTGTAAAGAAAGAGCTATTGTATGTGCAGGGGAAATGAAGGATATCGTTTTTGAGCAAACATATGCAGTACATTTTGAAATTATTGAAGAAATTTTTGATGGATGTAAATTATTTGAAGATAATTTCTTAACTCCAAATGGGGTTAAACCAACTATGtcattaataaataaaaatgtaaaacAAAATCTAGCATATAGAAATCATCAATTATCATTAACAGATGtaaagataaataaaaaatcaaGATCAAAAGAATTAATTCAAGAAGAAGTCAAATTACAATTCTGGGCAATCAAAATGTTAATATCTGTTCCACTTGctacaaaaatatatgctCATTTcttgaataatatattaccTAAAAATAAACACTTAGCTAATGTTCTGGATTATTCGATAGACTGTGAGAGTTATTTAGAGAAGTATATTCAGAGCAAGTTGTTAAACAAGGAAGTAAACG GAGTACTTGTTCCAATAGATGACAAAGAATTAATGACCCATTACAGTATAATAGATAACAgagataatatattgaGAAAGATAGAAAATCAAAAAAGACTTAACCAATATTTTACAATTGTGGCTAATTCTATTAAActtttgaaaaataat cTATCCAAGGAAAGTACATTGGATTTTGTTACCAAACTAGATTTTAGTcaagataaaaaaaattggCATAGAACAG
- a CDS encoding arginine--tRNA ligase, putative (part of same gene as PRSY57_1217900A~gap found within coding sequence): GMKPIEKL, from the coding sequence GGTATGAAGCCaattgaaaaattataa
- a CDS encoding arginine--tRNA ligase, putative (part of same gene as PRSY57_1217900B~gap found within coding sequence), which yields MITMECIIKKIKTIFQNSIQKCFPSISEDAIVTYANLKFGHYQCNNAINIYKKYGKELNYENAQKISEFIISNINETIFEEIKSSPQGFITVKLSKDYIETSLKKLFNGKKIDISVNINDIKESNENYGNVLVDFSSPNIAKEMHVGHLRSTIIGDSICKVFEFLKINTHRVNHVGDWGTQFGMIINYIKTHYPNFKEEMPDLSNLTSLYQESKKMFDADKEFEKSSKENAIKLQHNDDDCKFLWNKLCESSKKEFDKLYDILDIKLEYVGESFYVPMLSTVMDLLRESKLLTNIGDAICYQSENFKVPLFLQKSNGGYGYDSTDVAALYYRLTQLNCNCVIYVTDIGQLTHFETMFDLIKKTNWGDKNAKLIHVGFGLVLNEDNKKFKTRSGTTVKLINLIKEGTERAKRDLLQRIETKSQEEKSYFENVDIDQLSESLCVSAIKYFDLKQHRNSDYKFSYDNMLNVKGNTGIYIIYGYSRICSIFRKCTINVEDISKDELCLTSIYEINLGLHILKFPDILYYILKNMLVHKLAEYMYDLTTTFTAFYENCKVLNNENEKSRLLLCSITKSLLK from the exons ATGATAACAATGGAGTgtataataaagaagatAAAAACCATATTTCAAAATTCTATTCAAAAATGTTTCCCTTCTATTAGTGAAGATGCTATTGTTACTTATGCCAATCTTAAATTTGGACATTATCaat GTAATAACgctataaatatttataaaaaatatggaaagGAATTAAACTATGAAAATGCCCAGAAAATATCagaatttataatttccAATATAAACGAAACAATATTTGAGGAAATAAAATCGTCACCCCAAGGTTTTATAACAGTAAAGTTATCAAAGGACTATATTGAGAcatcattaaaaaaattgtttaatggaaaaaaaatagatataagtgtaaatataaatgatataaagGAATCTAATGAAAATTATGGTAATGTACTGGTTGATTTTTCTTCACCAAATATAGCTAAAGAGATGCATGTTGGTCATTTACGCTCAACTATAATAGGTGACAGTATATGTAAAGTATTtgaatttttaaaaattaataccCATCGAGTTAATCATGTAGGTGATTGGGGTACTCAATTTGGTATgattataaattatataaaaacacATTATCCGAATTTTAAAGAAGAAATGCCAGATTTAAGTAATTTAACAAGTTTATATCAAGAATCTAAAAAAATGTTTGATGCAGATAAAGAATTTGAAAAATCATCTAAAGAAAATGCAATTAAATTACAAcataatgatgatgattGTAAATTCCTATGGAACAAATTATGTGAAAGTAGTAAAAAAGAGTTTGATAAGTTGTATGATATATTAGATATAAAATTAGAGTATGTTGGTGAATCATTCTATGTACCTATGTTATCGACTGTTATGGATTTGTTAAGGGAAAGTAAATTATTAACAAATATAGGAGATGCAATATGTTATCAATCAGAAAATTTCAAAGTAccattatttttacaaaaatcGAATGGGGGATATGGTTATGATTCTACAGATGTAGCTGCATTATATTATAGATTAACACAATTAAATTGTAATTGTGTTATATATGTTACCGATATTGGTCAACTAACACATTTTGAAACAATGTTTGATTTGATTAAAAAAACGAATTGGGGAGATAAAAATGCAAAATTAATACATGTAGGATTTGGTTTAGTTCtaaatgaagataataaaaaatttaaaacaCGAAGTGGAACAACTGTTAAATtgataaatttaattaaagAAGGAACAGAAAGAGCAAAGCGCGACTTGCTGCAGAGAATTGAAACAAAAAGTCAAGAAGAAAAGAGCTACTTCgaaa ATGTGGATATAGACCAATTAAGTGAATCCTTATGTGTTAGTGCCATAAAATACTTCGACCTAAAACAGCACAGAAACTCAGACTATAAATTTtcatatgataatatgttaaatgtaaaag GAAATACGggtatatatatcatatatgGTTATTCAAGAATATGTTCAATTTTTAGAAAATGTACCATAAATGTGGAGGATATATCAAAAG ATGAGTTATGTTTAACTAGCATTTACGAAATAAATTTAGGATTACATATTTTGAAATTCCCAGATATCCTTTactatatattaaaaaatatgctAGTTCATAA ACTTGCAGAATATATGTACGATTTAACCACGACCTTTACAGCTTTTTATGAAAACTGTAAAGTTTTgaataatgaaaatgaaaagtCGCGATTACTTTTATGTTCAATAACTAAATCGTTATTAAAG
- a CDS encoding hypothetical protein (conserved Plasmodium protein, unknown function), whose protein sequence is MSKNKKSIITTFTTKLQEKVKEEKKNNNKINNDVMKLLNKELIIDYTTNQKVNAKLMLNKYLNVINYLMKENINLKKKIENIKVAYMQKNDMIDHYEKELKEKNEIIIKLKKYMSPDTLQESEKTYENNNYLVEHNDMTMDNIEKSKYILSIKGDTENNISNNKITPCNINHTLFNKKDEQIYNDDNIFLNYQNNTFNNKYIQQNDQHHMKNVCMVTDNIKSKNTSSFNQIVNPTISNDYKNYWSNKNINVEMNHEYIYNNNYNINKSNLSNNCKKNNSKENINFIKKDSQYLLYKNDNLPNDDKYIDELDNLINNTNSVHTMITSHLNKCDIQYDNKNEENIIIYDYSKDTNISSSDGEQESDISKNCHTQNPKHNRNNDYTIKTTQIINNKINKNNNNNNIHNNIYNGMNKSKEHINKISFMEVDKCIINEKIDNDVKIISHEHDIIRDNKNYDTSSEQNFKLLEKSTENEEDDDNYEDLENIMSTILKLRKNA, encoded by the coding sequence atgagtaaaaataaaaagtcTATTATTACAACATTTACTACAAAATTACAAGAAAAGGTAAAggaagaaaagaaaaataataacaagATAAACAATGATGTtatgaaattattaaataaagaattaataaTTGATTACACTACTAATCAAAAGGTAAATGCCAAATTAATGTTAAACAAATATTTGAATgttattaattatttaatgaaagaaaatataaatttaaaaaaaaaaattgaaaatataaaagtcGCGTATATgcaaaaaaatgatatgaTAGATCATTATGAAAAAGAgttaaaagaaaagaatgaaattattattaaattaaaaaaatatatgtcACCTGATACCTTACAAGAATCTGAGAAGACATATgagaataataattatctCGTGGAACATAATGATATGACTATGgataatatagaaaaaagtaaatatatattatccaTAAAAGGAGATACAGAAAATAACataagtaataataaaattactccatgtaatataaatcataccctttttaacaaaaaggatgaacaaatttataatgatgataacatatttttaaattatcaaaataatacatttaataataaatatatacaacaAAATGATCAGCATCATATGAAAAATGTTTGTATGGTAACggataatattaaatctAAAAATACATCATCATTTAATCAAATTGTCAATCCTACTATTAGtaatgattataaaaattattggagcaataaaaatattaatgtaGAAATGAAtcatgaatatatatataataataattataatataaataaatccAATCTATCAAAtaattgtaaaaaaaataacagtaaggaaaatataaatttcataaaaaaggattcacaatatttattatataaaaatgataatttaCCTAACgatgataaatatattgatgAACTCGATAATCTAATAAACAATACAAATAGTGTCCATACTATGATAACATCACATCTAAATAAATGCGACATACAATATgacaataaaaatgaagaaaatattattatatatgattattcTAAGGACACCAATATTTCATCAAGTGATGGGGAACAAGAAAGTGATATCTCCAAAAATTGTCATACACAAAATCCAAAACATAATAGGAATAATGATTACACTATAAAAACAACacaaataattaataataaaataaataagaataacaataataataatattcataataatatatacaatggaatgaataaaagtaaagaacatattaataaaatcaGTTTTATGGAAGTTGATAAATGTATcataaatgaaaaaattgataacgacgtaaaaataatttctcATGAACATGATATAATAAGAgataacaaaaattatgataCATCATCAGaacaaaattttaaattattagaaaaaagtacggaaaatgaagaagacgatgataattatgaagatctggaaaatattatgtCTACAATATTAAAGCTTCGAAAAAAtgcataa
- a CDS encoding secreted ookinete protein, putative: MLLYLYKIWYLILLWLYTYNQYKCDLSLKPPECDVSIDTSICINNGQKILLPSAKPYGISTHITFDSLMPVDSTGNRNHAHGKFFASSGFGGIGNSALFRQNYIYIPHSDEYFKSVDFSYTFFIYLLQDEISRKNNMEEKFCPVIHKGIIKDKIQESSPAILINTKNGRIKIVLSTSSSTNSAGEEFLSNFKLRHHQWYHMTVVRHINHVRLFVDGILDSSFLTEGITKTNDSPIYIGGAPYSVDSCDFPFLLDELKIYNLSIGTDQIQSEASASLSGIEPSFIYFGCFHCDMNTAILSCPNNYHLCNKMELYIGVYSVLRKFSLDVNNIILPYSSENNLGIGICCTDI; encoded by the exons atgttattatatctttataaaatatggtatctaattttattatggttatatacatataatcAATATAAATGTGATCTAAGTCTAAAACCACCAGAATGTGATGTTTCAATAGATACCTccatatgtattaataatggacaaaaaatattattaccatcTGCAAAACCATATG GTATTTCTACACATATAACTTTTGATAGTTTAATGCCTGTTGATTCTACTGGTAATAGGAATCATGCCCATGGGAAATTTTTTGCTTCATCTGGATTTGGAGGAATTGGGAACTCTGCATTGTTCAGgcaaaattatatatatataccacATTCTGATGAATATTTCAAGAGTGTTGATTTTTCATATaccttttttatatatctattaCAAGATGAAATATCTAG gaaaaataatatggaaGAAAAATTCTGTCCTGTTATACATAAG GGAATTATAAAGGACAAAATCCAAGAATCCTCTCCAGctattttaataaatacgaaa AATGGAAGAATCAAAATTGTCTTAAGCACTTCGTCAAGTACAAATTCTG cCGGTGAAGAATTTTTGAgtaattttaaattaagACATCATCAATGGTATCATATGACAG TCGTTAGACATATAAACCATGTAAGATTATTTGTTGATGGAATTTTGGATTCAAGTTTTTTGACTGAAg gTATTACAAAAACGAATGATTCCCCCATATATATTGGTGGAGCGCCCTATTCTGTAGATTCTTGTGATTTCCCTTTTTTATTAGATGaattaaagatatataatttaagtATAGGTACTGATCAAATACAAAGTGAAGCCTCAGCTTCCTTAAGTGGTATTGAAccttcttttatatattttggATGTTTCCATTGCGATATGAATACAGCTATATTATCATGTCctaataattatcatttatgtaataaaatgGAATTATATATTGGAGTATATAGTGTTCTAAGAAAATTTTCCTTAGATGTTAACAATATCATATTACCATATTCATCAGAGAATAATCTAGGAATAGGTATATGCTGTACTGATATATAA
- a CDS encoding hypothetical protein (conserved Plasmodium protein, unknown function), whose product MKKEFVEYNKKYFRNIQFVYDFLNKIGMKNSLNELKKESKIDYIKDYDLYFLDGNNQDISDDENIRDEEEKDEEENIDEDFEDIDKTFFIYTMNKMNNSILCKAIDLFDRDIKEKYVLLQNVQNVKNINHKRSDIDENRNNILYENNDDDNNINNNINNINNNNSNNNAVNNFDEYMYLPDQNNSLTIPFMKEKKENIFLKNDNKDDENLKLNNTNNVTHKVRMNSYNWDSYFTQDKEIYKKLNVSIVHNDITNNINDQTNKPSNILCIQYIDIYHKQNNKYINCENIIFFQRFFPLFLLVGYANGNIILFLILYQKEKNEKKNEKKNEKKNKINEINEINKKEECHNDNHIYLYQQLEHISLGSPVMHIDINYQDNLFIASTMNGDICICQINMKEIEDIKNKLIETNDLNHDTKIKNDNPYMFLKDVLKYHMKYSIQCLFNEDYSLFCSIANDKNLIIYEKIVANNKMNEKIDDICSRNINNNIYDDKPNYTYEKKKIIGLPDIPTNILWVKHNNKEIIIISMLNSNHIIFLNSSNYLIENKLYLFDLSKENNNEHEESKNEKHNILALDYHKKKNILVICTDTSKIFVYSFKEKSIIKTIYGCVLNSLSFPTIQIDISGNFIYVTSEDKVHGTYILIFDIKSGNIINTINNGFKIRCFQLLKNYICPSTLKVNSNNIHTNKKTLLILGSFDKKLHFYSN is encoded by the coding sequence atgaaaaaagaatttgtagaatacaataaaaaatatttcagGAATATACAATTTGTGTATGATTTCTTGAATAAAATTGGAATGAAAAATAGTTTgaatgaattaaaaaaagaaagtaaaatagattatataaaagattatgatttatattttttagaTGGAAATAATCAAGATATTTCagatgatgaaaatataagagacgaagaagaaaaagatgaagaagaaaatatagatGAAGATTTTGAAGATATTgataaaacattttttatttatactatGAATAAAATGAACAATTCTATACTTTGTAAAGCTATTGATCTTTTTGATCGggatataaaagaaaaatatgttCTTTTGCAAAATGTTCAAAATGTAAAGAATATAAACCATAAGCGAAGTGATATAGATGAAAATcgtaataatattctttatgaaaacaatgatgatgataataatattaataataatatcaataatatcaataataataatagtaataataatgcCGTTAATAATTTCGAtgaatatatgtatttacCAGATCAAAATAATTCTCTTACTATACCTTTTATgaaggaaaaaaaagaaaatatatttctcaaaaatgataataaggatgatgaaaatttaaaattaaataacaCAAACAATGTGACACACAAAGTAAGAATGAACTCATATAACTGGGATTCATATTTTACTCAAGATAAagaaatttataaaaagttAAATGTATCCATTGTACATAAtgatataacaaataatataaatgatcAGACCAATAAACCGtcaaatattttatgtattcagtatattgatatatatcataaacaaaataataaatatataaactgtgaaaatattatattttttcaaagATTCTTTCCATTATTCCTTTTAGTTGGTTATGCAAATGGAaatatcattttgtttttaatactttaccaaaaggaaaaaaatgaaaaaaaaaatgaaaaaaaaaatgaaaaaaaaaacaaaataaacGAAATAAAcgaaataaataaaaaagaggAATGTCATAAtgataatcatatatatttataccAACAATTAGAACACATATCCTTAGGGTCTCCCGTTATGCATATAGATATTAACTATCAAGATAATTTATTCATCGCTTCAACCATGAATGGTGATATATGTATTTGTCAAATTAATATGAAAGAAAttgaagatataaaaaataaattgaTAGAAACAAATGATTTAAATCATgatacaaaaataaaaaatgataatcCATATATGTTTCTAAAAGATGTATTAAAATACCATATGAAATACTCAATCCAGTGTTTGTTTAATGAAgattattctttattttgttctattgctaatgataaaaatttaattatttatgaaaaaattgtagcaaataataaaatgaatgaaaaaattgaCGACATTTGTAGTAGgaacataaataataacatatatgatgataaacCAAACTAtacatatgaaaaaaaaaaaattataggTCTACCTGATATACCAACCAATATATTATGGGTTAAACATAATAACAAAGAGATAATCATAATATCTATGCTTAATAgtaatcatataatttttttgaatagTTCAAATTATCTcatagaaaataaattatacCTTTTCGATTTAAGTAAGGAAAACAATAATGAACATGAAGAAtcaaaaaatgaaaaacaCAACATTTTAGCATTAgattatcataaaaaaaaaaatatattagtTATATGTACAGATAcatcaaaaatatttgtatattcctttaaagaaaaatctataataaaaacaatttaTGGATGTGTATTAAATTCATTATCTTTTCCAACCATACAAATAGATATAAGTggtaattttatttatgtaacTTCAGAGGATAAGGTACACGGTACatacattttaatttttgatataaaaagtggtaatattattaatactaTAAATAATGGATTTAAAATTAGATGCTTTCaacttttaaaaaattatatatgtcCCTCAACTCTTAAAGtaaattcaaataatattcatacaaataaaaaaacattaCTTATATTAGGCTCATTTGATAAAAAGCTCCATTTTTATTCTAACTAA